DNA sequence from the Coffea arabica cultivar ET-39 chromosome 11c, Coffea Arabica ET-39 HiFi, whole genome shotgun sequence genome:
TTAATCAAGTTTGAATAACCTAAGTAGGATTTGTGTAAAATATACGTATAACTAGTCTACTTGTGTCATTTTTTCATTCCCAAGGCGTGTTGTCCCAGTGAAGGAAACAATATACCATCATGAAAAAGAATTCACCATGATGATATAACGTCCATGAGGCGAAAGAAGTGAGACTGAAATTGAAATGGGAAATAATTTAACTAACAAAAGTTAACTTTAGCAAGGGAAAAGATTTACAatttaaaatcagaaaaaaaaaagaagtttaagCTAGTCAAAGGAAAAATACGACATTTCCTAGACACTTCCCGTCCTTACATTCTACGCTACAATCTCAGTATACGATTAAAAAAACATGGACAAACGACAAAATGAGGTAAAATTGGCCTTCATAAGGAAAAGATATTCCTAGCCAAAAATGAACCCAAAAAAATTCTTAGCTTACTTATGTTATTTTATTGATTAAAAAACAAGACAGTGGTTTTTTTTCTTGGTGATGCTTGGTGGAGGGCAAGATATGTATTTACaatcatcttttttttcctgacatattttaaatcattttgaaaGTGCTAATCGGTATAATCGTTACACGAAACAAACATAATGTGTGAAAACAAAGACCCATAACATTCTAATATGGCAACAATAAGTGCTATAAAACAACAAACATTACAAtccaaataaagtaaataaaaaccctaattgCATTTTCAAGCAAGAAAAAATTAAGGTAAGTAGTAATCAATTTACTTTAAGAAAACCTCCATCAGGAAATCCAAAGAAAGTGAGTAAAAACTCTTATTGCATTCTCATCCAAGAAAACAATAACGTGATACGTAGTACCTAAGAAAGCAAATCAACTTCCCACGAAGAAATCATCCACCAGTAAAATTATTACCCAAAGAATGCAAAAAACCAATCAACAAAGAAAATAGGGTTCTCATAAGTAGCCACCACACATAGGTCATTAACCACGAATCTGGAAACCCGATTTATCCAGATTGAAAGTTTCGATGTTGTGCATCCCTGGAATTGTCCACAGTTTGTCAATAAATTCTCCGAGGCGATCACAGTCGACCGGTCCATCCTCTGGCTGATCGTATTCTTTACTTGGTGGAGGTGATACCAGAGATGGTGGAGCAACTAGAGGCATGGACGGTGGCAGCAGCATCTGCTCATCATCCATATGGTCTCCCGAATTCCCCATGCTAACCACTTCAATACTTTCCAGTTCTGGAATTTTCTCTATTTTGTCAAATAATTCTTCCACGTCAATACGATCTCCTGGCTTTGCCATGTTGAAAACACCAACACTTTTCATTCCTGGGATTGTCCACAGTTTGCCAACAAATTCACCAAGGCAATTGCAGTCTCCTCCCCTGCACAGTTCATGTTCCCCATGGTGAATCTGAACCTGAACGTGAACCTCTTCTTCATGTGATGGAGACGGTGGAGCAGCCCGAGGTGTCGGCGGAGGCGATGGCGGTGCTGCTTTTGCCTTATGGTTCTTGCTTGCGCAAGACTTGGCCATCCTTATTTTGCTTGAGAACTTTTTTGCACACTTCAATGGGGGATCATGCACCAataaaaggggaaaatggaTGATCAAAGATTTTGGGACGGATCAACAAAGATTATTCACTATTGCAACTGGAAAAAAATTTATAGTTTAATTTGTTATTggaaagtaaaaagaaaaacaaggaaatttgaacaagaaaattaatttttctcatTTACCGAGCCAACTACCTCAATTAAGGGTAGATTTATGACGAAACTACAGTTATTGTGCCAAAGTTTCTAATGATAAAGTTCAATAAAAGCATCGATTCAATAACGAGCACATCCAATTAAAACCATTTTTAAACAACATAAAGTCACGTAAAATTTAGAAGATTGAATCTTATTTATTACCTTACGAAGAAGGTTGAAGGAGTACTTCATGGTGGGATGCCCGGAAGTTCTGGAAGAACCCTTGAAAGAAGAGTTTCAAGGGCTCTAGGGAGACTACGAATGAGGCACAAGAGAATATAGGCTGCGGAAATCCTTGTATATATATAGTGAACCAAATCTTAGGCTTGAGCTGCAAGAGAATGTTTACACAATCTAATTATGGTGAATTTCTATATATATGTATCTCAACTTTGCTAATGAATTCATTTCAcggaaaagaaacaatcatttCTGCAAATAGCTATTTAACAGCAATGAAAGTAAGAAAGGCAACATAAATCAATCTCCaaggaaagagagagaaaaaagaaacattgtAGGTGTATTGGTCCAATGCTAGTCTTCGCCCATTTTCTTGTCTTTCCTCTTGACAAAATATTAGCCATGATTCTTGATTCTcgaaataaatttagattatcGTATAAAGTTGTATCCTCCTAAAATTTTGGCACTGATTCAGCTGCCAAAGAGCAAGAAAGCGTAAATTTGACATATTGTTTGatctttttttatttccctATTTCACTTCAACTCCGATAATATATCACTCCTAATCAATCaaaattctttttccttttacatTTTCTAGAATCCTCTATTATGGGCTTTCATCCCACCTGTCCCACGAATTGGGCTAAAAGTGTTATTACGACATCAATGTGCTCCTTATTTTCTTGGCTTGcgatcatcttttaattttttttccccttactTTCTTTCAATGGTTTTTCTGTCATGGCTTCGAATCTAAGGAAAAAGGGCGCCGCGCCCCCGGGGGGAGAGAGGGGAGGAGGATGCAAGAAACAAATATGTTAATATCCATCAACTCCTACAGTCTTACGTACAGATATTGGACTTTGGGTTGTCCTCATCTTGGACTTTGGCATATTGCACTTCTTTTCTGCTCCTAAAATTCGTACAGATATTGCCTCTACTtatcaatttttattttatctacaaCCTTGGGATCTAAAATCTTTTCCCGTTAATTGTATTACTTTTATTAATGCTACCATATGGATGAATTTTATGTAGGCAACCTcctagttttcttctttttctttgttatttcttgaaaattttgtctAGTTATTCATTTTCATACTATTGAATTTGAACTATATTCCTTGGACAACGTTTGTCCTTTAGTTTTAGACTCAATCTTAGGGAAACATTCTTCGTTTTCCTTAGCATATCAATAGGAAAGGACTAAGTTGGATTCACATGATCCAAAGTCAGGGCCagtaattttaaatttattaatattgagaccagattttttgataaatccattaagtacttaaatttaatgcattaattgatttttctattaagtttgtttgataacaaaattttcttatcCCTAATAATTAAGACCCacttaatttatttataaaattttaaccGAAAAGTGTGATAATACTACTcattcaaaattattttaatttcacaTAATGATATATTTCCGTGCACACACCCATACTCTCTTTCTCCTCGCACACTttcataaatatacatatacactctctctctctctcacacacacacacacacactctctctctctctctctctctctctctcacgcaCACAATCTTTCTCCTCACACACtttcatacatatacatatacactcTCACACAcaatcacacacacacataatcATGCACATATGCACGTTATTTTGTCAAACATAATTTGTTTATTATACACATGAAAActgataagaatatattttacgtattttttagtgtgttttattagttaattttggtttgattatttagttttataactaaaataactaaggttttggtaaaaaactacattttatgttaaaatggctaaacattgcattttattgatttttatggtaaaaacttcatattttgtaggtttaatgattcaatcatcaaatgaagtgcattgagaagatatttgggtgattgaagatggattaaagtggtgaaaataaaatatgaagtgtaaaaggaaaaatgcaatttgaataaaaaaaagtcaggtttgacaactctgacacgttttggtattttgactatatctggagctgcactgatcggattgaggtgatctttataccaatttaaagctaagaaagagatctacatttggtatgaagaaatcaaagtccaattcatccgttttcatagtccaaaagttgaaataccgaaattcaactcagctgtccaaagtggaaaacagagctctgaccagtgtttagtattttgatcatatctcaggctacaaagctccaatttggatgattcttgaagcattgaaaatctaactcaaagggctacaacttttgtgttttgcacaaaagccagttcggcctttatgatagagaaaatcgcagataaagtaaggccaaagtgaatacgtgagtacacaaaacgtgacttgcaACCGCGTTTTttgtaggcgcgttttctggccgaaattctgcaatttgactcagccATTTCccttgtgttcataccactttccagctataagatgcaagggaattcggtgcacatgcttcagaagacaaaatggCAGACAatatggcttattttcaagtcaaaaacaatgatttttgactatcttaacaaaatGAGATTTGAAGAATCATAGCAGCAAATTTGGACTGGGAGAAGAGGAACTTTTCATgagtttatatgcagagacagagattcattcattcattcatcatACGGGAGAGAACttgaagtgcagaaatgtagttctttcatttccttagtgtaggatagtgtagtaagtgtagttaatccattcttgtataatagctagattaggatgaagatggagatgaagaaggagaagttgaagctcaagtgacatgggttatctctactccaattctttatcttttgtattggattcttaactatggttattatgcaagttctggaatttatgtctattatgtgtttctaaagtttatgccttgggtttggttgaactttctatgattgttagtgtttatcatttggctatttaactgctatgatttgagcaagttatttagcactttagctctttaaatcatgattaatctggtaccattaattgtgattatctaaggtgttatttctacaataaaaattgagatttaacattagttcaataagtgctaaacatggggagtacactcacgagagtagaggtgcacctatggggttttggtgattaatttcatgtaatttcattgaaaaaatgaacttgtagctaatttcataaccatgagaataggtatggattggttattagtataattgattcactacgaaagtaggattcaaatgcataaggaaattacaccataactagcctagatgtagtattcaattatccaaatatagcacttgcatgagtagttagggataccacaacctaaggagcttttatttgttattttgtataatttcagtaggttaaatttcttataattcattgatagtctaaataatagagaagctttagtaataccggtaattgttcactcttccctgtgggatcgacccgatatataccctaaactactagttgatctgtatacttgcagtgaacgggtgtaattcggtattttttagcttgcacgtatgtaaaatacccgtcaagtttttggcgccgttgccggggaagatttggcaatatcggtgtgaagagcaactttattaatttagacaatttttttatttttgttgtttttgttgtatcttatgtgttttatgtcattttttttttagtcaacttttattattattattttttttctgttttagtttgtgtcttggaatctatccttcttaactaatcttacttttgagattgtttaaaagtaattttagatAATGAGAAGGGTAGGTGAATtgggaggacaatgcttgagaaatggaagattggcaaATGATGGTTAcaaagtgcaaagctccttcaatagaggttaccaagaaattaccaaaggtatgtcttttgaagatggtttgaagtgcttaaaaactaaatttgatgttatgatgttgcaagttcaaatggatacaattaagcatgaaattgagcaagggaggaatgttaatgcttttaattcttatcatttgatttgtgacttgtgtggaggttatcatgctactaacacatgtagacaagcacaaaatgtggattattatgatgaattagagcattacaatccctgttttgatcgatatagtgctaattggaacaattctcctgcttgtggttgggataatcaatgtacttataataattcttcatatttttacgATTACCAActtgaatgtgtccaatatgaaccaaaaccatcttgggagttggcaattgaaatggtagctaatgattctaagccatcttgggagttagctttagaaaaattagctaatgcaacttacgaccgttttgatagggttgaagaaagaatagatgaactgacttctcactttagtagaatacaagagaaattgcatgcattgtgtgaagttatttcttctaatgatatgAAAGATgaccctagcatgaatggtaggaatgttgtatgtgaaaatggattatatttggatgaaaatgatgaatttcaattgtgttttaatgagcaaatatccatttcacatgataatatctttggaactaactttgagcctcaagaggtgagttttaatgactcatttttcacccctcttgaggagtgcattgaaagtataggttctaagggtattgctgcccaggatactctcatgacatttccgttggtaagttctcaagtggtgcatattcaatgtaatatttatgaaacacttgggataggtaagtcagttccatttctcctatcattagatcatgtgacttttgctataaagtcaccatttaatgatccaccacgaccaaaaatggtggattattcgttaactaagcctccttgaaaaatgaggtgaaatagtcaagctattgactttaaagaagcacttattgggaggcaacccaatgtttgtttaagtttatgttattttggggtgattttatgtttaaagtatgtgtttgagttattttgttatttttcatttgtaggtattggaaatggaagcaaaagtgaccaaatgaggtgaaaaaggcaaaatttgatcaaggaactcaacccctcgatttgaataattgttgtttttgatccgttaaaaggggttaaaatgcatattttgatcattttgcaTGTGCATGCATTGATAATTTTGTCGAAagaatgatctatgatgcattttgagtgtgGGGAAAgatgtgtaatttttcaaagttggcatttctgcaaaaatttgcagcagaaaacGTGGCAGAAAACGCTCCATC
Encoded proteins:
- the LOC140017017 gene encoding uncharacterized protein isoform X2, translating into MKYSFNLLRKFSSKIRMAKSCASKNHKAKAAPPSPPPTPRAAPPSPSHEEEVHVQVQIHHGEHELCRGGDCNCLGEFVGKLWTIPGMKSVGVFNMAKPGDRIDVEELFDKIEKIPELESIEVVSMGNSGDHMDDEQMLLPPSMPLVAPPSLVSPPPSKEYDQPEDGPVDCDRLGEFIDKLWTIPGMHNIETFNLDKSGFQIRG
- the LOC140017017 gene encoding uncharacterized protein isoform X1 — protein: MKYSFNLLRKCAKKFSSKIRMAKSCASKNHKAKAAPPSPPPTPRAAPPSPSHEEEVHVQVQIHHGEHELCRGGDCNCLGEFVGKLWTIPGMKSVGVFNMAKPGDRIDVEELFDKIEKIPELESIEVVSMGNSGDHMDDEQMLLPPSMPLVAPPSLVSPPPSKEYDQPEDGPVDCDRLGEFIDKLWTIPGMHNIETFNLDKSGFQIRG